Within the Bacteroidales bacterium genome, the region TCTTTTGGTGCGATCCGACCGATATATTCAGTGATTTTTGGGGAGCTGGCCATTTCGCCCAAACCGAAGATCAAAATGGAGAAGAAGAGAAAAAACGGGTTATTGGTATAAAAAGTAAGTGCGAGCCCGATGGCGTTCACCAAAATCCCTGACATCATGGCGTTGAGCGGTTGATATTTCATCACCAGTGCCGAAACCAATATTTGAAACAGAATGATGTACAGTGCATCAACATTTGTCAGCATTTCAGGAGCAATGGTTCCCGCCGGAGTTCCAACGGCATTTGCCAAAGCCGGTGAAAAGTTGTGTAAAGCCGAATACAGCACCGAAGTATCCATCCACTGGTCAATAAAAACGGGAAGCGTGTAAAACAGCTGGTTATACATCGTCCAGAACCCGGTAATAATAACCAGGAACAGCACCAGCTTGATATCGCTCAATGCAGTGCCGATATTTTTGAAAATCGTGAGGATGGATTGCCCGAGCGATGCTTCACTTTTCTCACGTGCAGGCTCTTTGAAAAGTAACAGTACGATAACCAGATTGAGCAATGAAACGGCCGACGAGATCATAAAAACGTATTGCCAGTCAATTCCCCTCATTTTTGAAGCGACGAATGGACCGACAAATGCCCCTATATTTACCATCATGTAAAAAATCCCAAAACCGATGGAGGAAGTTTCTGAGTCGGTGGTTTTAGCAATGGTAGCTGAGATGACCGGCTTGAACAAAGCTGCCCCAACAGCCACAAACATGAACACGGCATACATCGAAGCGTAGGATTTCACAAAACCCATTCCCATATACCCGGCAGCAAGGATGATATAAGCAATGATCAGGGTTTTCCGGTAGCCGTACCTGTCGGCCAAAGCGCCGGTTATCAGCGGCAGGAAATAAAGAATGGCCACAACAGGTCCCATCAGGTAACCTTTCTGTTCCTGCGAAAAGCCGAGTGCTCCTGTATCTTTCGATCCGGTGAGGTAGAGGGCAAAAAGCATGAACATCCCATACCATGCCCATCGCTCGAAAAGCTCCATGGTATTGGCTGTCCAGAAAGTGCGCGGGAATTTTTTAATAACCAGTGTGATCCTGTTCATCATTAATCGTTTGTTTATAAATTTGTCCTTGGATGAAATTTCTTTCGTTGCTTTCGTCTTGAAATCAGCATG harbors:
- a CDS encoding MFS transporter, whose translation is MNRITLVIKKFPRTFWTANTMELFERWAWYGMFMLFALYLTGSKDTGALGFSQEQKGYLMGPVVAILYFLPLITGALADRYGYRKTLIIAYIILAAGYMGMGFVKSYASMYAVFMFVAVGAALFKPVISATIAKTTDSETSSIGFGIFYMMVNIGAFVGPFVASKMRGIDWQYVFMISSAVSLLNLVIVLLLFKEPAREKSEASLGQSILTIFKNIGTALSDIKLVLFLVIITGFWTMYNQLFYTLPVFIDQWMDTSVLYSALHNFSPALANAVGTPAGTIAPEMLTNVDALYIILFQILVSALVMKYQPLNAMMSGILVNAIGLALTFYTNNPFFLFFSILIFGLGEMASSPKITEYIGRIAPKEKVALYMGASFLPMAGGNFFAGILSGDVYGNMSDKITLLQREVTSRDLDIQPISETFTQNDFISRSAELMNMTQTELTTYLWNTYQPGNIWMVFAGIGFGTAILLYIYDRLLLSVKKKS